A genomic stretch from Engraulis encrasicolus isolate BLACKSEA-1 chromosome 12, IST_EnEncr_1.0, whole genome shotgun sequence includes:
- the LOC134459550 gene encoding mucin-6-like produces the protein MDTDFRERLQRNEDIYLKTISDICSKYSKIEDGGDEVNLTTMTYKTADGKVRQYGTAEERRLHSLQGIAKGNTAPDNMEDIDENEDKEHETAMDSHLGASFLECSRASSSSSSVLDLPLPEDQDPELEQTFSSQSEGPTLQDLYPGMISQFAGAFHRDWVSEGADAVRRKYQRHKAKQHLSSRPGFSSVNSSVCGSVTSRQVAAQPKQRRPPQQGTSAMPWRVPTGTPSHTVQTPGHRDSPRKHVNTQGPVLIMDSSLTTSPPSSDSSPDTSPDASLNSSINQTYLTRSPPPVSSGAQHQSSWQQGRTAAHSYSAAASHLHPDVGPVSSSSSSSSAAVVENRGLWLSRGDESSRHHSPAKASPLAQSATGPFVAGHYNPAAAAQRKHWEGPPGSSSFRVDALQNSPSNRGYRYGGYGGSTENYPSPRHQEETASTSWRYPHPQRGAMQEETGYSSSSAANQKASWRSPVRGGPIISIQQQQQQQSLNKNPTPPQTSSLQQPDLVRCSSRRDPVEAMHMHSSSASLSCPDVGMDMDASWCPSVVENRSPDKQRWWQPRSSSSSGVGGLQSNFPRHSPAKSSPAKPSGFYRLHSSPSKRPYSYSSSSSVQENRSPHKRWWPSSGGVGGGGGGCLQRSSSRRSPSRKSSPAKAAGYHGLHSSPSKSTRPPSSSSSVQPRRPESYRASSMHHHQSQKNGRPSPSHQRALHSSWSPSWRSSPSPSLHARQVAPSLASSSTTTAVPGSSPGRRLSNMQDINRQFQELYHRYICLKESVSDSPNLRSGSSTCLCAPSGVGVGVGLSSPTSRARLPLIHTNAAKTASSPGSTSGSSSRLAGLSLTPVRRRRRLHSERKTSLLRRVQTLRQESCPPGQLGGQPRNPIGGGGQPWPGCSPAHSSSSVRTDLDLKHFSLTPLSHHRLSKRRIPSESQHSPSLKRFREGVQSQSKARSDSAQSHHEPQYWGVEDDNEDEEEEEDAMATVENDPPKHYPEESRRRHSIALLLHHCPSPRLLMAARRLSRAGRGSRSGSPITSDWKRRLDNLKAKGGISVNSLSEGSSNESGISPSLSRRRLTYNGHQC, from the exons ATGGACACAGATTTTAGGGAAAGGCTCCAACGTAACGAGGATATATACCTAAAAACGATTTCTGACATCTGTTCAAAG TACTCCAAGATTGAAGATGGGGGGGATGAAGTGAACTTAACCACCATGACCTACAAAACGGCAGATG GGAAAGTACGACAATATGGAACTGCGGAAGAGAGACGCCTGCATTCCTTACAG GGAATTGCAAAGGGAAACACTGCTCCGGACAATATG GAGGACATTGATGAGAATGAAGACAAGGAGCATGAAACTGCAATGGACAGTCATCTAG gggcttcATTCTTGGAGTGTTCGcgagcctcctcttcctccagcagTGTGTTGGATTTGCCGTTGCCGGAGGATCAGGACCCGGAGCTGGAGCAGACCTTCAGCAGCcagagcgagggccccaccctGCAGGACTTATATCCTGGCATGATCAGCCAGTTTGCCGGGGCCTTTCATCGCGATTGGGTGTCCGAGGGGGCAGATGCCGTGCGCCGGAAGTACCAGCGCCACAAGGCCAAGCAGCATCTCAGCTCTCGACCGGGCTTCAGCTCTGTGAACAGCTCTGTTTGTGGGTCAGTCACCTCTCGTCAAGTCGCTGCACAGCCAAAACAACGAAGGCCTCCGCAACAAGGTACCTCTGCTATGCCTTGGAGGGTCCCCACTGGGACCCCCTCACACACTGTCCAAACTCCGGGCCATAGGGACAGCCCAAGGAAACATGTGAACACTCAAG gtcCCGTGCTGATCATGGACTCCAGCCTCACCACCTCACCGCCCTCCTCTGACTCCTCCCCTGACACCTCCCCTGACGCCTCCCTCAACTCCTCCATCAACCAGACGTACCTAACGAGGAGCCCCCCACCCGTGAGTTCCGGTGCCCAACACCAGTCGTCGTGGCAGCAGGGCAGAACGGCCGCGCACAGCtactctgctgctgcttcacatTTGCATCCAGACGTCGGtcctgtcagcagcagcagtagtagtagtagtgctgcTGTCGTGGAAAATCGCGGCTTGTGGCTCAGTAGAGGGGACGAGAGTAGTCGTCATCACTCCCCTGCCAAGGCCAGCCCACTTGCTCAATCCGCAACCGGCCCCTTTGTTGCCGGACATTATAACCCAGCGGCGGCAGCGCAGCGCAAGCACTGGGAGGGTCCCCCAGGGTCTTCCTCCTTCAGAGTGGATGCTTTGCAGAACTCGCCGTCCAATCGTGGCTATCGCTACGGTGGCTACGGTGGTTCAACCGAAAACTATCCCTCTCCACGCCACCAGGAGGAGACAGCGAGCACGAGTTGGCGCTATCCGCATCCTCAGCGGGGTGCCATGCAGGAGGAAACGGgctactcctcctcctcagcagccAACCAAAAGGCTTCGTGGCGCTCCCCTGTCCGAGGAGGTCCCATCATCAgcattcagcagcagcagcagcagcagtcgttgAATAAGAATCCAACT CCTCCTCAGACGTCGTCTCTCCAACAGCCAGATCTTGTGAGGTGCTCGTCCAGGAGAGACCCTGTAGaagccatgcacatgcacagcagCTCTGCTTCACTCTCCTGTCCGGACGTGGGCATGGACATGGACGCCAGCTGGTGTCCTTCCGTCGTGGAGAATCGCAGTCCAGACAAACAGAGATGGTGGCAGccaaggagcagcagcagcagcggcgttgGCGGCCTTCAGAGCAATTTTCCTCGTCACTCTCCTGCCAAGTCTAGCCCTGCTAAGCCCTCAGGCTTCTATAGGCTCCACAGTTCCCCGTCCAAAAGGCCCtactcctattcctcctcctcctcagtgcagGAGAATCGCAGCCCACACAAGCGGTGGTGGCCAAGCAGCGGCGGTgttggcggcggcggcggcggctgccTTCAGAGGAGTTCTTCTCGTCGCTCCCCTTCCAGGAAGTCCAGCCCTGCAAAGGCTGCAGGCTACCACGGGCTCCACAGCTCCCCTTCCAAAAGCACAAG gcccccctcctcctcctcctccgtgcaGCCCAGACGCCCTGAGAGCTACCGGGCATCCTCGATGCACCATCACCAAAGCCAGAAGAACGGCAGGCCCTCACCAAGCCACCAGAGGGCGCTGCACTCCAGCTGGAG CCCTAGCTGGaggtccagccccagccccagcctccatGCCCGCCAGGTGGCTCCATCtctggcctcctcctccaccactactgCTGTCCCTGGTTCTTCCCCTGGTCGTCGACTGTCCAACATGCAGGACATCAACCGGCAGTTCCAGGAGCTGTACCAcag GTACATCTGCCTTAAGGAAAGCGTGTCAGACTCGCCGAACCTCAGAAGCGGCTCCTCCACTTGCCTGTGCGCCCCGAGCGGCGTTGGAGTTGGAGTGGGGCTCAGCAGCCCTACGTCCAGAGCCAGGCTCCCCTTGATCCACACCAACGCAGCCAAAACAGCCAGCTCTCCTGGCTCCACCAGTGGCTCCag TTCCAGGCTGGCGGGTCTTTCCCTCACCCCGGTCCGAAGACGCCGCCGCCTCCATTCGGAGCGCAAGACCAGCCTGCTGAGGCGCGTCCAGACACTTCGTCAGGAAAGCTGTCCGCCGGGacaactaggg GGACAACCACGCAACCCCATCGGCGGTGGTGGCCAGCCATGGCCCGGCTGTTCCCCtgcgcactcctcctcctccgtgcgGACCGACCTGGACCTCAAGCacttctctctcacacctctctccCACCACCGGCTGAGCAAGCGCCGCATCCCATCTGAATCACAGCACTCTCCCAGCCTCAAACGCTTCCGCGAGGGTGTCCAGAGTCAG TCAAAGGCTCGCAGCGACTCTGCGCAGTCACACCACGAGCCGCAGTATTGGGGAGTGGAGGACGacaatgaagatgaggaagaggaggaggatgcgaTGGCCACTGTGGAGAATGATCCGCCAAAG CACTACCCAGAGGAGAGCCGGCGTCGCCACAGTATAGCGCTCCTGCTCCaccactgccccagccccaggCTCCTCATGGCTGCCAGGAGACTCTCCAGGGCTGGACGAGGCTCCAGGTCTGGCTCCCCGATCACCTCGGACTGG AAAAGGCGGCTTGATAATCTTAAAGCGAAAG GAGGAATATCAGTGAATTCTCTCAGTGAAGGCTCTTCTAATGAAAGTGGGATATCACCCAG CTTATCCAGAAGACGGCTCACATACAACGGGCATCAATGCTGA